Part of the Pristiophorus japonicus isolate sPriJap1 chromosome 11, sPriJap1.hap1, whole genome shotgun sequence genome is shown below.
ataaatccaaaaaaggcACAGATCGGGCAAGCCACGGTTCGATATCTGGGACATGACATCAGTCAGGGAAAAAAGACCCTtccgacagaccgaaagacagccatcgctgatatgccccgaccaactacGGTGCGGGCAGTGCGACGGGTGATGGgcttgttcaactattgcaggaatttcattcctcaatttgcgaatatggccgaacccattcagcgactaatgaggggaggaaaaccaggaacagaACGGGTAGAGTGGGGATTGGAGCAAGAGGAAGCTTATGGGAAGTTAAAAGCCGAATTATTGGCAGCCCCGGTGCTGAAGCTACCTGACATGACGAAGCCGTTATCGAGGGAGGTTTCTATAGCGCCGTCATAACCCAGGAAAAAGgaggggtaatgagaccagtagcgtattactcaacacaagagtccccggtagtgaagggacttcatcggtgtgtggctgccctcgattACGCTGCTTGGGCTGCAAGAATATGCGAACCAGTCACGATGTCGGATCAGATAATCttacacacgaagcacaccatagtggaattgctaaacaccgggaggttaaaaacagtgtcagatgcgcgacgagctacctgggaggcagtactattacccaaagaccagtccatacaagtaatcagggatataggttttaatcccgcggagggaatagtgaccgaaggtgaaccccatagctgcaaAACTGAGATAGACCAAGGAACGGAAGGGGGAATAGCCGATGAACCTCTGAgcgaccccgatttaaccctttacgttgatgggtcccgacgatataTTGACGGGCAATTCCGCACCGAGTGGGGCGTGGTAGACCAGGATGGTGCCACCCTCTTGCAaggggcactggaaggaacagtgtccgcccaagtGGCGGAGCTGGTAGCATtgaccgaagccctcaaatgggcaaaggggaagcgtgtaaatgtttatactgacagccggtacgcattcggggtagtacacgactacatgatagcctggagtagacgtGGATATATAACTTCAggggggggacacattaaacacgagaatatagttcgggaaTTGGTAAAAGCCGTTAAAGGACCTGCAacggcagcagtaataaagatcaaggcgCATCAAAGGGTAGAGAGCAGGGAacagcggggaaacatgctggcagatcaagcagccatcaaagggtagagaccagggaacagcggggaaacatgctggcagatcaagcagcaatcaaagggtagagaccagggaacagcggggaaacatgctggcagatcaagcagccat
Proteins encoded:
- the LOC139275605 gene encoding uncharacterized protein; the encoded protein is MVLKTLDKAGFKINPKKAQIGQATVRYLGHDISQGKKTLPTDRKTAIADMPRPTTVRAVRRVMGLFNYCRNFIPQFANMAEPIQRLMRGGKPGTERVEWGLEQEEAYGKLKAELLAAPVLKLPDMTKPLSREVSIAPS